The sequence below is a genomic window from Armatimonadota bacterium.
CAGCCGATCGGGATCGTTCTTCTTGTTCTTCTGGGTCACGTAGTTCCGCCGCTTGCACACCGTACACGCGAGCGTGATGATCTCCCGAGCCATGCGGTATCACTCCAGGATCTTGGTCACGACCCCGGCCCCAACGGTCCTCCCGCCCTCGCGGATGGCGAACCGCAGTCCTTCTTCGAGGGCGATGGGGGCGATGAGCTCCACCTCCAGGTTCACGTTGTCCCCGGGCATGACCATCTCTACCCCAGCGGGAAGCTTGATGGTCC
It includes:
- the rpmG gene encoding 50S ribosomal protein L33 — encoded protein: MAREIITLACTVCKRRNYVTQKNKKNDPDRLELRKYCRWCRRHTPHRETR